GCAGAGGCTCTGGGTTAGGGGCCTCATTTCCCTATCTTGCTCTGCTCGACACTAGCAGTTGGATTTGACAAATGTTACTGAAAAAGTGACAGGTCAAGGTTCTTAGCAAACAGGAACGAGAGAATCCACTTCACTGGGCTCAATGGTGGGGAGAGGTGGTGGGGAGCTCCCTTGTGTAGCAGCCGGTGCAGCACGGAGGTGCTTCAGGTGGAGATCTCCCTGTGCCTTGCAGCCACACCTGGCAGTGGTCTATCCCACCGGAGGACACGGGGCCAAGGCATGTGCAAGCCCCGCATGCTGTTGCCCCTCTCCCTGCGGTTTCCGCCCTCCCTGGAGGGGCAGCAGGAAGGTGGCTGCCCTGGACAGCCTGCCAGGGAGAAGCAGGATCCCTCCTCGTGCCTCAATGACATCTACTCACCGAGCATAGAGGCCAGTCCACCAAGCCCTTGTGGTGTGTTGTTTTTAAGTACAATACAAAGTCCTCACACCAGCCACCCACATCAACACACCTTTCAATGTGTGAGTTTTTAAATTAGGTTTACTTAGCGTATGTACACAAAAAAAGAGAAGTTGCCCTTGGATCCCACCCAGCAGAAAACATGCACAAACCCAGGTGTATGTGGAGAGGAGGGGCCCCAGCCCCCAGTTAGTGGTTGGGATGGTGCAATCCTGTGAGTCAAAGCCCCTGTCCGGAGAGGGCCGGACGGACATGGGGGCGGTGGGGCCTCGCAGCTGCTGGCTCTAAAACAAGCGGGCGCCGTAGCCGAAGGTCTGTTTGATGCCCTCAAAGTAGTACCGCTGCCAGCCCTGCCGCGTCCGCTCCTCCTCGGGCGCCGGGATGCCGCGTCCTTCCATGCGCAGCTCCGTCTCGCCGCCCTTGTCGGTGAAGGTCAGCGAGATGGTGGCGAAGTGCCCTGGGGAAGCCAGCAGAGGCAGGCTGTCAGCTCGGGGCCTCAGGCCAAGAGACCCCGTGGCCTAACCCGCCATCCATCCCACCTGCCTCTTGGGATGTGGACTCCTGGCcacatgtaaaaagaaaaagtcctgccccccggggtggggggagggcagtggCAACAAGTCAGTATGCTTGCTTACCCTCTGGCCAAGATTTAAACCTCCACTTCATCTCGATGTGCTTCTCCGGGACCTGAAGGCACAAGGCGGTCAGTCTCCCCCAAGTCTGACCAGGAGGACCCTCAGTCCCAACGGCCCTCTTCCCAGAGCCCAGCGCCTGCCTGTCCCCCAGGCTAAGCCACGTCCTAGGAGCCTGCACTAGGACAGAACACCCGTGTGGGGAGTCAGCGTTTCTTGACACAGCCACCACCATGTCTAAGGGGATGAGTTTCCGGCTCTAGGCCCTGCCCCGCAGAATTCTGCACTCTCCTACGTATCACACGCCATCTTCAGGGACCCAAATCCCGctcttttgaaatgttctctgagtttggAGAGCAAACAGCAGTCTGGATGGTGGCCGCGGGAGTGGTTGGTCCCCCCGACGTCCCCCTGGAGAGCAGGCAGGTACTGTCGTGGTGGGAAACCATTCCTAGCACAACCTTCCTGGCCCTTTTCTCTGCACGCAGCTTTCAATCTTCTTAACACTTCTTCCTACTTAAGTCCCAGTGAGCATCCTGGGCCTCCCAGAGAATCCGGCAAGAGTACCCCGTTGGGATCCCCAAAAAtgtcaccatcaccttctgagctgacctctcttccTCAAGTTTCACGGACCCAGCAGCCCCCCGAGAAGCCTGCTTTGATTGAAGGCACCCTCACACCACTGAGACGGTGCCTTGCTGATCCCAGAAGACACGTCTCAATGTCTACCTGGGACACAAACcctcgtgtgtgtgcgcgcgcgcgtgcacgTGTCAGGTGGACCCTAGACGCAGTACTCAGTGACTGATCCTAGTGCCACACACTGAAGGCCTGGAGCACCACGGGGCTGGGGGCTTCCAGGTAGGTGCAGGCAACTGCTTCTCCCCAGACTCCCAAGTTAGCCCTGCCCACTGTGCCCAGGGAAGCTTCAGTGCCACAGATCAAAAGCTGGAAAAGAAACTGCCACCGTGTGCAGCCTCTTTTCTCCTGGCAGAACTCGTCTCGCCGCTCAGGAAGCAGCCCTAGCCGGGCAGGGGAGTGACGCCAGTCTTACGGAGCTTTTCTAGAACCGAGGAGAAGACATGGCCACCGAGCCCGGGGCTCAGGTACTCACCAGGTCAGTGAACTCCCCCGAGACGTTGCCGTCCACCATGTGGAACTTCCCGCCTCTGTCTGCGTCTAAGGTTGCGGGAGCATGGGTGAAGGCCTGCACCAGCTGGAGACAAGAAGGGCCGGGGACAAGTCAGAGCCGGAACCGTGGTTTccctgccacctggactcccGCTTCCGGTTCCACCGGGCTCTGCCTCAGCCACTGTCATGGGGAGACATCTGGCTGCAGAGTGAGGGCTCAGCACCAGGGCTACAGTTCCCAGGGACCCCACTCCTGGGGGTGGCTTCTCATGGCTACCACCCCATTTCACCTGCAAGCCTCAAGTTTCCAGTGAGGATGCCTTCCCCAGTGGCCAGGCCCAGGGACTCTCCCTCTTACCCAGTTCCACTCCAATTTAGTTCACTATGTAAAcctttctggggggggggggggttctgttgCTAACACACAGAACAGTAACAATAAAGTGCTAACATGCAGAGGGCCTGTGAGGACAAGGctgcacctgaccccagccatggttttTCTGGACAACGAACGAGTTGCCCAGAGATCTGATGCTTCTGAGTTATGCTGGGCAGCAATCCTGCGCACCCCACGGACTGTCCGCCTGTCGTGGGTCAGGTAAAACCAACACACTCCTTAGAACCATGGCTGGTGAGACTTTGTGGTGCTCTCAGGAGAGGCCGgtctctggaggacatcatgctgagtcAAGCAGAGGATGGGCGGAAAAGACAATTCGCAAGGAGATGGCCTGACATAGCGGCTGCcgcgatgggctcaaacacagcaaggaTTGTGAGGGTGGAGCAGAACCAGGCAGCGTTTTGCTATTGTTTACGGGGTCACTCAGACTGACTGGAGGGCGCCCACCAAGAGCGGGCACAATTCATTTGGAATCCGTGGTGCCCTTGCTCTGTTCCAACACAAGTGCTTCAGCGGTTCCACTGAGACCACCCCAAACGAGAAAGGAAAGCTCCGCAGAGGCGTCCTCCGGATGAGACTCTGCACATGCCTGTTACAGGAAGCTGCCAGCCCGTCACCAGGCCTCCTCTGCACGAGATGAGCCCCTGGGCTGGCAGGCAGGACGGCACTCACCTCCTGGGTGGTGAACACTCTGTACAGCTCCTCGGGTGACGTCAGGAAGGTTTCCTTAAGGCTGATCTTGCACGTGGGGATTCGGACACCAACAGGCTGGGCCTGGGTTTTCGAAGGCGCCGACTTCACCGCCTGTGAAAGCGGCAGGGAGCATGTCAGCTAAGAGTCTCATCAAGGTCGGTGTGCACATCCTGCAGGGCTTCGGGGCCAGTTCAGTTCATTCGCATGTACCGTCTCACCAACTCCAAGAGCAAGAGTGCTCCAGCGGCTGGGGAGAAGTTGTGCACAGGCTCGCCTCGTCCCCAGGGGAACTTCCCTGAAACACCCCAGCGCCCAGTCCTTCCAGGAGAAAGGAGAGCCTGATGCTCATCTGAAAACCCACTGGCTAAAAAGAGCGGCCGGGTCGTGGGTTCTTCCGAGGAGTTGCTAAGGCTCTGGCGGCGGCGTCCCCGCCTCACAGCCCGAGCTGGGCCTGAGCCACATGCATTTCACCCCCAGATAGAGTATGTGGACATCACCTCCTCACTGTCAAAAGCCAGCCTCTAAGCCCCTGTTTAGCCTACGTCTCCTTTATGCTAGGGACCTGTCTGAAGTGAACACAAACCAGGTTAGAATTAGACACCCAACTAGCTACTGTGACTCCCTCAGAAACATCACGAGCAGATTGTAGGCTGCTCTGGCTTAGAACTGAGATGCCGACCTAAGGAGGAAGCAGAGTCTCGACCCCTGCCCGTCACAGGGGAGCACCATTACCTTCCGCTCTTCTGCCTTCAGGGCTGGTTGCCGGGCGGGATCTACCGAATCTCCGTTCATGGTGGGCAAGATCATGCCCTGGGTGAACTCTGGAAAGAGAAAAGTCCACCTCTTGGAAGGCATTTCTCAGCAGCTGCCACACAGGGCTTCAAATCGCTTGACAAACATGAGCCATCTTAAGCCACAATGAGTACGTGAACGGCCAGGAAAAGGACAGGCTGCCTACCCGTCACCTGGACCTGTCTGTCAGCCAGTGGTCTGGCCGCCATTGACTGGACGTGCAGTGAACCTATGACACCACCACCAGGACCAACAGCAAGCACCACGATGGCCGCCTGGGAAAGGCAGGAAACTTGCAAGACCCGGAAAACCGAGCTGGTCCCATCCAGTTCCGGCTCTCATAGGTTCACTGTAGACTACCCCAAGACTGCTGGAAACAGCTGAGCCCCAACGGGACCACTGCAACACATTATAACCCAGAGAGGCTGCCTACAGAGGGTAGCTGGGACCCTCCTTGACCCAAGAGCAggaaccctccccctcccctgcagtGGGAGTGTTCTGCCTCTCTCCTCCACTCGGCCTCATCCCTGCACAACAGCCCGGCCCCGTCGTGGCCGCAGAGCACTGGTTCCTCCAGGCTCCTGCCAACGGGACATGCTCTTTGTTTTCAGGATCAGCCAGCAGGACCCTGAGCTGAAGCCTGGCTCAGCACCTGagcgcccctccctgggggtgaccCTCTTAGTGCGGGAGTCACTGAAGCAGCAAGTCCTGATGCTAAGTCTCTAGACCAGTCGCTGTCCACACCGTGTCATCCTTAAAGTAGAACCTAAAATTGCCAGTAACcacattaaacaagaaaaaaagtgaaatgaatCTCAATAACACACCTCTAAATTTTTTAATATGCCAGTATTTTAAGAGATCTTTTATGCTGTTTGAAATCACTGTGTGCTCCCTAAAACCAATTCCGCTGAACTACGTGTGCGCCAGAGGGTGTTCAAAGGCTGGTTTTAGGAAGCTGACTCTCAGGCCTGTCTCCAGAGGCACTTTGGGGGAGACTAACGTCAGCATGTTAGCAGTCTGTACCACCCTTGGACGCCTAGTGTGCTCCCCCTGTCCTACGTCCTCAATCCCCACTGTGCCCGGCATGCTCAGACCATCTCAGCTTGCACCAGTCCCATTTCTACGCTCAGCAGCCACCATGTTCGGCCACACAGCTCTACGTCTTGCCCCTACTCGGAGCTCAGAGATGGGCTCTGAGAGCAAGGACCCCTCCCCGCACGCCCTTACCCATCTGCCAGCGAGAGGACTGCCGAGCCCTCCGTCAAAGAGTCCCACAGGTGGAGGACTGCCTCCTGAAGGCAGACGTACCACTCACGGGGTACCTGTTTTGAGGGTGCTGATGTAAATTCCCACTGCTTCTCTGAGAAGTTTCACCCCTTCTTCCTTCATTAAGGCCACGAGATCTGTGTCAGGCTCATCTTTGGCAAGGCTCACACTAATCTGGGTGAAAGATCAGAAGTAGGTGGTGAATCACTTGAGGGACGGACGCCCACACGGTGGACCGTGGGTGCTAAGCAGCCAGCTCATGCTGACATTTCCAGAGGAAATGCAAGCAGACCAGGCGCTCAAACAAGCCCGGGAATGCTGCCTCACACCGCCCCTGCCACCAGCTAACGCCACGGGCGAGTCAAGGCAGCACAAGCTGCTCTGGAAGCTTCAGC
This genomic stretch from Tenrec ecaudatus isolate mTenEca1 chromosome 14, mTenEca1.hap1, whole genome shotgun sequence harbors:
- the AHSA1 gene encoding activator of 90 kDa heat shock protein ATPase homolog 1, which gives rise to MAKWGEGDPRWIVEERADATNVNNWHWTERDASNWSTDKLKTLFLAVLVQNEEGKCEVTEVSKLDGEASINNRKGKLIFFYEWNIKLNWTGTSKSGVQYKGHVEIPNLSDENSVEEVEISVSLAKDEPDTDLVALMKEEGVKLLREAVGIYISTLKTEFTQGMILPTMNGDSVDPARQPALKAEERKAVKSAPSKTQAQPVGVRIPTCKISLKETFLTSPEELYRVFTTQELVQAFTHAPATLDADRGGKFHMVDGNVSGEFTDLVPEKHIEMKWRFKSWPEGHFATISLTFTDKGGETELRMEGRGIPAPEEERTRQGWQRYYFEGIKQTFGYGARLF